The genomic segment TGAAGGATTAAGAAGACAAACAAATAATTTCCTGATTACGTCTGTCTCACACAATAGATGTTGGTAAGTGATTAAGACCTGTGGTTTCCAATAACTGGTTAAGGATATGGTGCTGCATGGAGTGACGCAGCCAGAGGGAGATCAGAAATTGActatttgtttaatgtttggttttttttgttgttttttttttgtacctgtCACTTCAAatggttttcattttccatgtgTCATGATCGGTTGTGAACTCCTCTCGCTCTGCTGCAGGTGATGTATTGTAGCAGTGAGTGTCGGCAAGCTGCGGCAGATCAGTACCATCGGGCCCTGTGTTTGGGTCCCTCCCAGGAAGATCCGGACCACCCTGTCAACAAGCTCAAAGATGCATGGAGGTGAGGGAGaatttcacacatacacacagtggccactttattaggtacacatGTAGACTCTATTGCAGTCCGATACAACCTCTGCCATAAATTCTATCTTTTACTAAATTTCTGAAATGCATAAATACCATTAATATGCTCATTACTGAGGATATAGTCAAAGATGGTGTTGTGCTTGACTATATTATATTCAGTGGTCTCTCATTTTTCATCCTCcctatttacatacatgagggattgtacaggtgtatctaataaagtggccactgaatgtatttttcattgtaaacCTACGTGAGCAcactgatttcctttttttaaaaatttcacacACTTCAAAGAAGATCATTTGTCTCCTCACCAGGAGCATGCATTATCCTCCAGAGACCTCCAGCATCATGCTTATGGCCAGAATGGTAGCTGTGGTCAAACAGGTGAGTCTCCGATTACTTCCAATTATTGGGTATACATTATGTGGTTTGTGTGTACTAATCTTGCAGGAATCCATGCAAGGAAAAAATATCAAGCGCAGCAGAGACACTTTGCTGTAAAAGACAAGAACATGCTGCATgtaattagattttttaaaattttattttattgcccACTCCCCGTTGTTCCATCAGTTTTTAATTCAAGGTTTGTGGTGTTAATCCTTGCTTGAAATTAACTTTGCCATGACTATTACAAAGAAGAAGGGTAGCTGTGAAAATTATTCTTGTATAGTGACAAGTGGGAagatgaatttgtttttgtttgtttttttttttaaacagactttCCTCTTAGGGTTGTCACCTGACTGACAGTGAACAATGATGATAATTTGATGTACATATTGATTTGAAAACATTGAATGTGGCACTGCAACTTTAAACCGAGAGAAACCAAATATATACCATGGAAATTAAGATGAGGCAGTTTTCAAGTTTATGGAAGTTGAGATTCTTACAGTACAAACATGATTTGCAACAAATGGCTTCCTAttacaggatttaaaaaaaaaaaaatctctgaatcTACTCACACGCACATACCATCAGTAATTTAGTTTGCTCCAGTTATCAATTGACCCTGTCTTTTTAATAACACTTATCCTTCCTAATAAGCAGCAAAACATTAGGCATGTGTAGCAAAGGAATATGGCACAGtgtcattaaaatacattttaataaccaAGCAACACGGTATTAATATTGGTTATGTTGTCCAGGCTAAAGACAAAGCACACTGGCAGAAGCTGTTTTCTCACTTCTGCAGCCGGGCAGcgaacgaggaggaggagattgcCCATAAGCTCCTGGGAGAGCAGTTCAGAGTGAGTTGTCGTCATGTTATTTCTGCTGGAAATATGAAGCTGTTGAGTTGCAAAATATATTAAGTGTGGCAAGTTCAAAGACAGTATCCTGCTCTCATGGCAATTGCAATAATTTACGGTTCAATAAGCAAAGCATGACAGTGTTACTCTCTCCTGACGTGTTTCCCATGGAGGCCACCAATGCTTATGATGTATGTTTTCTGTcgtttaaatttatttattttacgcTGTTTCTGTAGGGGCAACTGGCATTGTTACGCAGCCTTTTTGCAACAGCACTTTATGATGATCATCTCAGTCGGGTAAGAACATCTCAAATGTAGCTACcacgtgttgttttttttggttttttttcatgttttcagtcCATTAATTGTCATTTACTCAATTCATTATTTCCAAGTGCTGCACAGCTGCCAGTGATATCTCAGAGCTGACAGTCTCTGATTTTATTTGGGCTGCTTTGTCTCCTAAATGTTGTCCTAGCTATTAAATCACCTTTATTATAAAtgtcatgaaatgtttttcagcATACCAAATCtgaatatttgctgattttttttttattttatttttttattaaaaacggATTCTTtctagaaaaaaacaagacatttgaagaactCACCctgagctctgggaaattttgaggggcatttttcattattttctgacattttattgaacaaaCTATTgctggcagattaattgatagtgaaaataatctctAGTTGTGACCCAATTTGAATTTACAGCGATATAAAAgtgataaaagcagcaaatcctcccacCGGAGAAGCGAGAACCAACGAATAGTGTTTGCATCGTAAGTGAAACAACtacttgattatcaaaatagtttgcaattcattttttatgactGACCAGTCACTTAAGTAATCATTTCCAGAATTAGGTCTGCAACTAATTGGTTACTTGAttaatctataaaatatcagaaaattgtaaaaatacacattatttcccagagcccaaggtgatgtcttcaaaggTGTAGTTATGTCCATTCAACAATTCAGACCCccaaattatttgatttataatgaaatcctcacatttaagatgCTTTTACCAGcaagtgtttggcatttttgcttgaaaagtgactcaaACGATCAGTTATCAGTTGTATTAATAGTagatgattcattttctgtcgattgactaatgCTGAATAATGTTTCTATGCGTACATAACTATAAAGTCAATGTATAGAAGTGCAGTGATGCTGTAGCTGACCCCGACCCCTTACCTCAGTACAAAAGGGTACTAAATAAAATGGAGAATTTTCCCTGCATGGATCAGTAATGGTACGATTGTATTGCAGTGGTTCGTTCCTGAAGGTTTCCGCTCTCTGTTCGCTCTGGTGGGAACCAACGGACAAGGCATCGGCACCAGGTAAACACTCTCCTCTCTTGTCCACCACTAGAGCTTACCAGCCTTACGCTGGACCTCAAGCTTCTCTCTTTCGTGttctatttttgtctgttcaATTCCAGCTCCTTGAGTCAGTGGGTTCATGCCTGTGACGCACTTGAGCTTCCTGCCCAGCAGAGGGAGCAGTTGGACTCCTTTATCGACCAGCTGTACAAGGACATTGAGAGAGGTAATTTTTAAACCAGTCTTGCAGTATGTTTATTggagtaaattattttttgtcccAAACGAGCGGATTTTCATTGATCATATTATAtgattgagttttatttttgtcagtgttgcagTTTGACCCAATGACATTACTGTGATTATCATGCAACCTGTGTGTAGATCTCAACGAGAGGTCAGGAATGTGcataatttgtctttttctctctgtagaaACGGGGGACTTTCTAAACTGTGAGGGCTCTGGACTTTTTCTGCTTCAAAGCTCATGTGAGTGCAGATGCTGTCCATGTTACGAGCGCTGCCACTTCAGTTCAAAGACGCTGTTATTCTGGTAAAAAAAAGGCCATCTGATGACTCTTTTTCTTGTTCCGTGTTGACTCTCTGACTCCTGCAGGTAACCACAGCTGCCTACCCAATGCAGAGGCATCTTTCCCTGACAACAATTTCCTGCTTCACCTCAGTGCCCTCAGTGACATCATCCCAGGAGAGGTCAGCTGACACGTCTGGGTTTGGAGTGATAAATTCTGGCCTGGGATAGATGGGACAGAACATCCTTCTCTAGCTTTGTGTTCTCCCTTGTCAGATGGTATTAGGAGGCTGAGACTTTGAGGATTGGACTGGTTTTGTCAAGCTGTCAGAAAGATTGAGAAGCCTTGCGTCTGCGCGGCACAGTAATGTCACAGCAGCCGTGCTACTTTCACAGCAAAGCTCCCGTTTGAATGCTGGCTAAGACAGGAACGCTTTGTATAACATTTCACCAGTAGAGAGAAGGAAGGACAGAGCAACTTCCTGCATGGGGCGGGGGCATTTGAAAAATACCAGTATCATGTTTGTGGGATTAAACTGTTAAAATTTGTAGCGTCAGTAACTTCATTCTATTGATGTTGGGCTTCTTCAGCCAgttcaagtgttttgttttcttcaacttTCAGGAGATCTGCATCAGTTATTTGGACTGCTGTCAGCGGGACCGAAGCCGTCATAGCAGACACAAAATTCTGAGGTAAACATCTGTAATCTCTCGGATTAATCAGtttaatggggggggggtcatacTCTTGCGAATCTGGATCAATAAAAAGCCTCCCAGACAATAATGGGCACTCTTAAGGCATAGATTATAGGGGTCTGGTGGCTACTCCTGTGCTCACGCGCATTGATCAACATGATGTCAATTCATCTTTGAATTACACACCAACACTCAGGGGGGGGGTAATTCTCATCTTTGAGAAGGTGCAGTTGCACTCCAGGTTGTTGGTGTGAATCTCCCTATGTCCCACATATCACGCCAGCTGAAAGTATTAAATGCACCAAACTTTCATTTGCTCTAGTGCACAACGGTTGCTGAACACCCCCAGATTTTCTGAACAGCAAAGTGTAAAATGCCTCTGATTAATTCCGCTCCTTTTAGAGGTACAACAATGTGACTGGCAGAACATTTTCTTCCCAGGGAGAACTACCTGTTTGTCTGCTCGTGTCCAAAATGCGTCTCCCAGATGGATGAGCTGGATGTGacatcagaggaggaagaggaagaagaaggcgAGGCAGAAGGCGAAACAGAGGGGGATGAGATGGAAGATGAGATGACAGATGTCTGATGAAAGACTTGCCCATATTGTTCACAGCCGTTCCCATTCCTGCCACCGTGCGCAGTGACCGCGAAGCCCAGAAGAATAAAGACTAGTCCAAAACCATGATCTGCATTTCACCAGAAGTGTCCAAACATCTTATGAtcaacacatttcattcattctttgtCCAGTTAGAGATCAGCTACAGAAAGAGTTCCCTTAAATGAGGTACATGTGTGCAGTATGTATGTGTCAGTTTTAGGTCAGTGATacgtttttattgtttttgctctACTTAAGCACTCTGGGGTTTTAAATACAGCAAAGACAAGTTTCAGGGTTTTTGGGGTTCACATCGATATTGGGTGAATAGTATGGGATTGGTAGCCATTTTTACCCTTCGGGGTCTATGTATAAAAGGACACTACAGTTCCCCTCAGATCTATTGAAATTTTTAGAGTCCTGTGTTAATTCTCTGCGGCTTTGTCACTATGAACAGCCCATTACATTACAGCCATTTCATTCGTGGTTAGTTTATAAActattgattagagcagctttaaattaaaGGTAAAAGTCAGCACTTTATCCCTGTAAGTTAGTGTCATTTGAAATCAAATGTGGAGGGGTAcagagccaaaaacaaaactatcatACCTACTTACTGAATGGACTGTCTGACTTCCAGGTCCACTAAATACAATTCCGAAGAAGAGTTATAATTTCTTGTTCCTGACTAACTCTTAAAGCAAAGTGATTAAGCAAAGGATAATTGGTTCTCAGGTGTTTTTTGCTCTACTTGTACGTTTCTTACAAGTCTATGCATACTGTACTGAAGAGGCTTTTTATTTATAGTCTGTTGTAATTACAGTCCTGTCATATGGGAGGCATCCAGCTAGTGAAATACAGTTTGGTTTTCATACCATGATCTATGGGGTTAAGTTAAACCGTACATAATGTATGATATAGACCTTGAATGGAAAATTGCTTTGTCAGTAACTGTTTGCCCTTTGTTGAGAACTGTATTTCAAACCGCGGTTCCACATGAGTGAAATTGCTGCTGCTACCCACACCTGCATCAATATTACAACAGTGACCGTAATCACAAATCCCAATATTTTCAGTTACTCAGCAAAGATTGGAAATATTGAATGAACATTCCCAATTTTCTCAGTTGGCATTCAGCGCAGTGGCACAGGAGAACATGCCTTTGTAAGTCACAAAAGTATAATTTAAATATACGGGCAGCAAACAGGAGCCTAGCAGTTGTCGTTCTTACTACTCTGGCATAAACGATTGAAATTGAATGTCTGTTGAGTCGTTCCTTAGTGAAATTGTCTTCACTtatcattgctttttttttttttatggctgctaCACTCCAGGCAGCTTTTTGCTGTACGCACTTTTAACTTGGTACATACAGAaccaataataaatatatttcatatCATCAATCATTAAGTCGATTAAATGAGGTATTCTACTGCTAATACCTGCCAGTCAGTCACTTTCCACACTAATAGTACGTACATTCTAATTAGTGCTAGCGGATAGTGGATAAGAATAAGTCTACAGTAATAGTGTCTTTGCATTGTTAAGCATAAT from the Xiphias gladius isolate SHS-SW01 ecotype Sanya breed wild chromosome 23, ASM1685928v1, whole genome shotgun sequence genome contains:
- the smyd5 gene encoding SET and MYND domain-containing protein 5 encodes the protein MAAPLDDMFSFCVDSGKVGSCVEVRFIDNVKGKGLFAKRSIKKGETIFIERPLVSTQFLWNALYKYKACEYCLRALETAEENARRLSGIPGLSLPHPELCRVRPELHQACPQCKVMYCSSECRQAAADQYHRALCLGPSQEDPDHPVNKLKDAWRSMHYPPETSSIMLMARMVAVVKQAKDKAHWQKLFSHFCSRAANEEEEIAHKLLGEQFRGQLALLRSLFATALYDDHLSRWFVPEGFRSLFALVGTNGQGIGTSSLSQWVHACDALELPAQQREQLDSFIDQLYKDIERETGDFLNCEGSGLFLLQSSCNHSCLPNAEASFPDNNFLLHLSALSDIIPGEEICISYLDCCQRDRSRHSRHKILRENYLFVCSCPKCVSQMDELDVTSEEEEEEEGEAEGETEGDEMEDEMTDV